TCTACACCACCGAGGAGGTTGAGACCTCGGCGCTGAACCAGATCAACCTCTCGGTCAAGGAAGGCGAATTCGTGGCCGTGATGGGGCCTTCGGGCTGCGGCAAATCGACCCTGCTCAACATCCTCGGCCTGCTCGACAATCCCAGCGAAGGCGAGTACCACTTCGTCGGCCACGAGGTTTCCAAGTACTCGGAGCGGCAGCGCGCCCATTTGCGCAAGGCCAACATCGGCTTCGTTTTCCAGAGCTTCAACCTGATCGACGAGCTGACCGTCTTTGAAAACATCGAGCTGCCGCTGCTCTACCTGAAAGTCGGGAGCGGCGAGCGCAAGAAAAAGGTGCTCGAGGTCATGGAGCGCATGCAGCTGATCCCGCGCAAGAACCACTTTCCCCAGCAGCTGTCCGGCGGCCAGCAGCAGCGCGTGGCCGTGGCCCGCGCCCTGGTGGCGCGGCCGAAGCTGATCCTCGCCGACGAGCCCACCGGCAACCTCGATTCGGCCAACGGCGACGAAGTGATGAACCTCCTTTCGCAGCTGCACAGCGAAGGGACGACCATCGTCATGGTCACCCACTCCCCCGCCTACTCCGAATTCGCCCAGCGCGTGGTGCACCTGTTCGACGGCCATATCGTCACCGAGAATTTCAACCAGAAATTTCATGTTTGAGCCCGAAGCGGAGGCCGGATACCGCAGAGCGGAAACCGGCAGCTCAAAAAAAGAAGGAGAGCAATATGAGTCAACATATTTTAAAAAAACCAACCCTTGATCTCGGCGCCCTAGAGATCGACATCCAACACC
This DNA window, taken from Candidatus Aminicenantes bacterium, encodes the following:
- a CDS encoding ABC transporter ATP-binding protein, translated to MIQTKNLKKIYTTEEVETSALNQINLSVKEGEFVAVMGPSGCGKSTLLNILGLLDNPSEGEYHFVGHEVSKYSERQRAHLRKANIGFVFQSFNLIDELTVFENIELPLLYLKVGSGERKKKVLEVMERMQLIPRKNHFPQQLSGGQQQRVAVARALVARPKLILADEPTGNLDSANGDEVMNLLSQLHSEGTTIVMVTHSPAYSEFAQRVVHLFDGHIVTENFNQKFHV